The following are from one region of the Paenibacillus sp. KS-LC4 genome:
- a CDS encoding ornithine carbamoyltransferase (catalyzes the formation of L-citrulline from carbamoyl phosphate and L-ornithine in arginine biosynthesis and degradation) codes for MQHFLSFEHTTKEQLQSIIEQAVEIKRNLQVYSKAADNKGLLMLFQKSSTRTNLSFQSGMNQLGGYVVPMDWNSSNFSISPIQYESRYVSRNSDIIMARLKNHADLLELARYATVPVINGCCDRYHPCQALADLMTIYEVAGTFSGITLTYVGIHNNVANSLVEGCMLLGIKLLLVTPIINEPSWNQKLMQNALQSGWVEQLDSLQDAVARSQFVYTDTWVDMEFYKEEFYQEEKRRRIEVMLPYQLNSSTLAGSAPYIMHDMPIHPGFEIAEELVESEHSLIYQQAENRMHAQKALLLHLLQ; via the coding sequence TTGCAGCATTTTTTATCTTTTGAGCATACAACGAAGGAGCAGCTTCAGAGTATCATCGAACAGGCGGTTGAGATTAAGCGCAACCTGCAAGTCTACAGTAAGGCGGCCGACAACAAGGGGCTGCTGATGCTTTTTCAAAAAAGCTCAACAAGGACGAATCTTTCTTTCCAATCCGGCATGAACCAGCTTGGCGGCTACGTCGTTCCGATGGATTGGAACAGCAGCAATTTCAGCATCTCGCCGATACAATACGAATCGCGTTACGTCTCCCGAAACAGCGACATCATTATGGCACGGCTTAAAAATCATGCCGATCTGCTGGAGCTGGCGCGTTATGCGACTGTCCCGGTCATCAATGGGTGCTGTGATAGATACCATCCATGTCAGGCTCTGGCTGATCTGATGACGATCTATGAGGTGGCGGGTACCTTTTCTGGTATAACGCTTACTTATGTTGGCATTCATAACAATGTGGCCAATTCTCTCGTGGAGGGCTGTATGCTGCTGGGCATCAAGCTGCTGCTTGTTACACCGATCATTAATGAACCATCGTGGAACCAGAAGCTGATGCAAAATGCGCTGCAAAGCGGCTGGGTGGAACAGCTCGACAGCTTGCAGGATGCAGTTGCTCGATCTCAATTTGTATATACGGATACATGGGTCGATATGGAGTTTTATAAAGAGGAATTTTATCAAGAGGAAAAAAGGCGCCGCATTGAGGTGATGCTTCCGTATCAATTGAACAGCAGCACGCTTGCTGGCAGCGCGCCTTATATTATGCATGATATGCCGATTCATCCGGGCTTTGAGATCGCAGAGGAGCTGGTGGAATCGGAGCATTCGCTCATTTATCAGCAGGCGGAAAATCGGATGCATGCTCAAAAAGCGCTGCTGCTGCATCTTCTCCAATAA
- a CDS encoding oxalate decarboxylase family bicupin, which translates to MSESENTRQGYSPIPQPIRSDGAGGPDLGPRDVMRDLENPDMLVPPVTDAGLVPNMKFSFSDAHMQLNQGGWSREVTARELPIATTLAGVNMSLIPGGVREMHWHQQAEWSYMLLGHARITAVDQNGRNFIADIGPGDLWYFPPGIPHSIQGLEGGCEFLLVFDDGNFSDLNTLSISDWFAHTPKEVLSANFGVPESDFDHIPDDQVYIYKSTVPGSIESQKVESPYGTIPQSFKFELLKQPPIITPGGSVRIVDSSNFPASKAIAAALVEIKPGAMRELHWHPNNDEWQYYLSGQGRMTVFTGNGNARTYDVRAGDVGYVPFASGHYVQNTGNTTLWFLEMFKSDRFADVSLNQWMALTPKELVKSNLNVDEAFVSKLRKEKWPVVKYPGF; encoded by the coding sequence ATGAGCGAATCTGAAAATACGAGGCAAGGCTACTCCCCTATTCCCCAGCCGATTCGCAGCGATGGAGCAGGCGGCCCGGATTTAGGGCCGCGAGATGTAATGAGGGACTTGGAAAATCCGGATATGCTAGTTCCTCCTGTAACGGATGCTGGCCTCGTTCCCAATATGAAATTTTCATTTTCGGACGCCCATATGCAGTTGAATCAAGGAGGGTGGTCCCGTGAGGTAACAGCCCGCGAGCTGCCGATTGCGACAACGCTGGCAGGCGTCAATATGTCGCTCATTCCGGGCGGGGTCAGGGAAATGCATTGGCATCAACAGGCAGAATGGTCCTACATGCTGCTTGGTCATGCAAGAATTACAGCGGTGGACCAGAACGGAAGAAACTTCATTGCGGATATTGGACCGGGTGACTTGTGGTATTTTCCGCCGGGAATTCCACATTCGATTCAAGGACTGGAGGGAGGCTGTGAGTTTTTGCTTGTGTTTGACGATGGGAATTTCTCGGATTTGAACACGCTGTCAATTTCCGATTGGTTTGCCCATACGCCGAAGGAGGTGCTTTCGGCTAATTTTGGCGTGCCTGAGAGTGATTTCGACCATATTCCAGATGATCAGGTTTATATATATAAAAGCACGGTTCCCGGCTCTATTGAGAGCCAGAAGGTAGAATCGCCATACGGAACTATCCCGCAGTCGTTTAAGTTTGAGCTGTTAAAGCAGCCCCCTATCATTACGCCTGGAGGCAGTGTGAGAATCGTTGATTCCTCCAATTTTCCAGCATCTAAAGCGATTGCAGCAGCACTTGTCGAAATTAAACCCGGCGCTATGCGCGAGCTGCATTGGCATCCGAATAACGACGAGTGGCAATATTATTTATCGGGACAGGGCCGAATGACTGTATTTACCGGCAATGGAAACGCGCGGACGTATGATGTGCGGGCAGGCGATGTCGGTTATGTACCCTTTGCCAGCGGTCATTATGTGCAAAATACCGGAAATACAACTCTATGGTTTCTGGAAATGTTCAAAAGCGACCGCTTCGCAGACGTTTCCCTTAACCAGTGGATGGCACTTACTCCAAAGGAGCTTGTAAAAAGCAATCTCAACGTAGATGAAGCGTTTGTATCCAAGCTGCGCAAGGAAAAATGGCCCGTTGTTAAGTATCCGGGCTTTTAA